One region of Chryseobacterium muglaense genomic DNA includes:
- a CDS encoding DUF4141 domain-containing protein, with protein MKNLIITAVLVTTAATTTSAHAQFVVTDPANLASGILNSANEIVQTSNTVSNVVKNFNEVKKVYEQGKEYYDKLKAVNNLVKDARKVQQTVLLVGDVSDMYVNNFGKMLNDPSFNTQELTAIANGYSTLLNESTELLKELKQIVTSTNLSLNDKERMDVIDRVYKEVKDYHNLVRYFTNKNISVSYLRAKKQNNTQRVLNLYGTADQKYW; from the coding sequence ATGAAAAATCTAATCATTACAGCAGTTTTGGTAACTACAGCAGCTACAACAACCTCAGCACATGCACAGTTTGTGGTGACTGATCCTGCTAATCTGGCATCAGGAATTTTAAACTCAGCCAATGAAATTGTCCAGACTTCCAATACGGTTTCCAATGTCGTTAAGAACTTCAATGAAGTTAAGAAAGTGTATGAACAGGGTAAGGAATATTATGACAAACTCAAGGCAGTCAACAATCTGGTCAAGGATGCGCGTAAGGTGCAGCAGACCGTTTTGTTAGTCGGTGATGTTTCGGATATGTATGTCAACAATTTCGGAAAGATGTTGAACGACCCAAGTTTTAATACTCAGGAACTGACTGCCATTGCGAATGGATATTCCACCTTACTCAATGAAAGTACGGAACTTCTAAAGGAATTAAAACAGATTGTCACATCCACCAATCTTTCCCTTAATGATAAAGAGAGAATGGATGTCATCGACCGTGTTTACAAGGAAGTAAAAGACTATCATAATCTGGTTCGCTACTTCACTAACAAAAATATCTCTGTCAGTTATCTGCGGGCTAAAAAACAGAACAATACCCAAAGGGTATTGAACCTTTACGGAACAGCAGACCAAAAATACTGGTAA
- the traJ gene encoding conjugative transposon protein TraJ → MEETNLHEVLRSVYEEMMPLCEDMATVAKAVAGLGALFYVAIKVWQSLSRAEPIDLFPMLRPFAIGICIMFFSTLVLGSINGVLSPIVEGSHSMLEGQVLDLNELQQKKDLLEREAMLRNPEMAYLSSDEEFDKKLEELGWSPSDLVTMSGMYMERQMFEVKKQIRDGFREFLEILFQAAALVIDTIRTFFLIVLSILGPIAFAISVWDGFQSTLTQWLTRYISVYLWLPVADIFSAILAKIQSLIIERDIEMLADPNFIPDTSNTVYIIFMIIGIIGYFTVPTVTGWVIQAGGAGNFMRNVNQTAQKSGNLAGAAAGSATGNISGKLLK, encoded by the coding sequence ATGGAAGAGACTAATTTACACGAAGTCCTTCGTTCGGTGTACGAAGAAATGATGCCACTGTGCGAAGACATGGCAACTGTAGCGAAAGCTGTTGCAGGATTAGGAGCCTTATTTTACGTGGCCATCAAAGTATGGCAGTCTTTAAGCCGGGCAGAACCGATTGACCTTTTTCCGATGCTCAGACCCTTTGCTATTGGAATCTGCATTATGTTCTTTTCAACATTGGTTTTGGGAAGTATCAACGGCGTTTTAAGTCCCATTGTTGAAGGTAGTCATTCTATGCTGGAAGGTCAGGTTTTGGATTTAAACGAACTGCAGCAGAAAAAAGATTTATTGGAACGGGAAGCTATGCTGCGCAATCCTGAAATGGCCTATCTGTCTTCAGATGAAGAATTTGACAAAAAGCTGGAAGAACTGGGTTGGTCTCCGTCAGATCTGGTTACGATGTCGGGAATGTATATGGAAAGGCAGATGTTTGAGGTTAAAAAACAGATCAGGGACGGTTTCAGGGAATTTCTTGAAATTCTCTTTCAGGCAGCTGCTTTGGTTATTGACACCATCAGAACCTTTTTCCTCATCGTTCTTTCCATCCTCGGACCTATTGCGTTTGCTATTTCGGTATGGGATGGATTTCAATCCACCTTAACGCAGTGGCTGACCCGATATATCAGTGTGTATTTATGGCTTCCTGTTGCGGATATTTTCAGTGCAATCCTGGCAAAGATTCAGTCCCTGATTATCGAAAGAGATATTGAAATGCTCGCTGATCCAAACTTCATTCCCGATACGTCCAACACCGTGTATATCATCTTTATGATCATTGGAATCATCGGATATTTTACGGTTCCGACAGTAACGGGATGGGTAATTCAGGCTGGAGGTGCAGGAAACTTTATGCGTAATGTCAATCAGACGGCACAGAAATCCGGAAATCTTGCAGGAGCCGCTGCCGGCTCGGCAACAGGGAATATTTCAGGGAAGCTTCTTAAATAA
- the traK gene encoding conjugative transposon protein TraK: MEFKTLRNIENSFKQIRLFTFVFAVLCFGVVGVVVFKSYSFAEEQRQKIYVLDNGKSLMVALSQDMSINRPVEAREHVRRFHELFFTVAPDKNAIESNVKRAFNLADQSAFNYYKDLSEKGYYNRIISGNIQQRIEIDSVVANFNSYPYEAKTYARQYIYRSSNLTIRSLVTNCSLVNSVRSDSNPQGFTMEKFNVLENKDIESVNR, from the coding sequence ATGGAATTTAAAACCTTAAGAAATATAGAAAACAGCTTTAAGCAGATCAGGCTTTTCACCTTTGTGTTTGCAGTGCTGTGTTTTGGAGTCGTCGGAGTGGTCGTCTTTAAGTCCTACAGCTTTGCTGAAGAACAAAGGCAAAAGATCTATGTACTGGATAATGGAAAATCACTGATGGTTGCTTTGTCCCAGGATATGTCAATCAACAGACCGGTAGAAGCAAGGGAGCACGTCAGACGCTTTCATGAGCTGTTCTTCACCGTCGCTCCTGATAAAAACGCAATCGAAAGCAATGTTAAAAGAGCATTTAATCTGGCTGACCAGTCGGCATTTAATTACTACAAAGATTTGTCTGAAAAAGGATATTATAACCGAATCATCAGCGGAAACATCCAGCAGAGAATTGAAATTGATAGTGTAGTAGCCAATTTTAACAGTTACCCGTATGAGGCTAAAACTTATGCGAGACAATACATTTACCGTTCCAGCAATCTGACGATCCGAAGCCTGGTCACCAATTGTTCATTGGTCAATTCGGTAAGATCAGACAGTAATCCTCAGGGATTTACGATGGAAAAATTCAATGTTCTGGAGAACAAAGACATTGAGAGTGTTAACCGATAA
- a CDS encoding nitrogen regulatory IIA protein, with translation MKKLRLKIDNSIEKLESKWNALPVKEQHRFTKGFFIGYALITLFALFGVWFTSGESSKILSIGHINNIPKDLGIQTNPLQNSVVQPQQKITP, from the coding sequence ATGAAAAAATTACGATTAAAAATTGATAACAGCATTGAAAAGCTGGAGTCAAAATGGAATGCATTACCGGTCAAAGAACAACACCGATTTACGAAAGGCTTTTTTATAGGCTATGCATTAATTACCCTATTTGCACTTTTCGGTGTATGGTTTACAAGCGGCGAAAGTTCTAAAATTCTGTCCATCGGTCACATTAACAATATTCCGAAGGATTTAGGAATTCAAACCAATCCATTACAGAATTCAGTTGTTCAACCTCAACAAAAAATTACCCCATGA
- the traM gene encoding conjugative transposon protein TraM: MREQNNNSVRITEGHAETTAQNESEAQKLNFEKFKKPIIYFLMGVVCLGCLYLIFKPNKEKQDIDEVGFNSMIPQAADDKLQSDKQKAYEQQLLEQKNEEKKNALTTLSDYWTDPATQNATANGMFSANDSNNGLTTNQGSVNSYRNAQQTLGSFYGRDDQEVSNLKREIHRLKSEVSQKETVLAGTGINDQLELMEKSYQMAAKYLPAPVKQEEPTIIKSIENKTEESKIKITAVSPIKRNIISSLYREPSDSLFSESLNQNNFTGLQTDNETVPSQNYNSIRAVVHQTKLLVSESSVALRLSEPMKLGKTIIPPGAILKAFGKFQGGRLQLKISSIEFKGQIHPVEINIHDNDGQLGLYIPYSPEQNALTDIAGNMSQNSGTNIMMTQSAGQQVAADLTRGLVQGASGYFQKKVRLSKVTVKSGHQVFLVSKNN, translated from the coding sequence ATGAGAGAACAAAATAACAACAGTGTAAGAATTACGGAAGGTCATGCAGAAACTACCGCTCAAAATGAATCTGAAGCCCAGAAGCTGAATTTTGAAAAATTTAAAAAACCAATTATTTATTTTCTGATGGGTGTGGTCTGTCTGGGATGTTTGTATCTCATTTTTAAACCCAATAAGGAAAAACAAGATATTGACGAGGTAGGTTTTAATTCAATGATTCCGCAGGCTGCAGATGATAAATTACAATCAGATAAGCAGAAAGCCTATGAACAGCAGTTGTTGGAGCAAAAAAATGAAGAAAAGAAAAATGCGCTGACAACCCTTTCAGATTATTGGACGGATCCTGCAACCCAAAACGCTACTGCCAACGGGATGTTTTCAGCCAATGATTCCAACAACGGTTTGACAACCAATCAAGGCTCTGTTAACAGCTATCGGAATGCGCAGCAGACTTTGGGTTCATTTTACGGTCGGGATGATCAGGAAGTAAGCAATCTTAAAAGAGAAATTCACCGATTAAAATCTGAAGTCTCCCAAAAAGAAACTGTTCTTGCCGGCACCGGTATTAATGACCAGCTGGAACTGATGGAAAAATCCTATCAGATGGCGGCAAAATACCTTCCGGCTCCTGTCAAACAGGAAGAGCCCACGATTATTAAATCTATTGAAAACAAAACGGAAGAAAGTAAAATCAAAATTACAGCGGTGAGTCCCATCAAAAGGAACATCATTTCAAGTCTGTACCGTGAACCGTCAGACAGTTTATTTTCAGAAAGCTTAAATCAAAACAACTTTACAGGTTTACAAACAGACAATGAAACTGTCCCATCTCAAAATTACAACAGTATTCGTGCGGTGGTTCATCAAACGAAGTTGTTAGTCAGTGAAAGCTCAGTTGCATTAAGGCTTAGTGAACCGATGAAACTTGGAAAAACAATTATTCCGCCGGGAGCGATTTTGAAAGCTTTTGGAAAATTTCAGGGCGGAAGATTACAGCTGAAAATATCAAGCATTGAATTTAAAGGACAAATCCATCCGGTTGAAATTAATATACATGACAACGACGGACAGTTGGGATTGTATATTCCGTATTCTCCTGAGCAGAATGCATTAACTGACATCGCTGGTAATATGAGCCAGAACTCCGGAACCAATATTATGATGACACAGTCTGCGGGACAGCAGGTCGCTGCAGATCTTACCAGAGGTTTGGTACAGGGTGCTTCTGGATACTTTCAAAAAAAGGTCAGACTTTCCAAAGTCACTGTAAAATCAGGGCATCAGGTTTTTCTGGTTTCAAAAAATAATTAA
- the traN gene encoding conjugative transposon protein TraN produces the protein MKILFKKYLFALFILLNLGRIRAQETSGFASLNQAKLEPFKMEVTYNKTSHLLFPSPIRYVDLGSENLIANKAEDVANVLRIKSSVRDFEEETNFSVITQDGKFYNFDVFYSSYPDTLNYDLLKLKRDNEKEYSTHVLFEELDGESSSLTELLMKTLYEIPKRTVKHIGSKSFAIQFLLKSLYVHEGKYYFILQLKNKSNVSYDIDFVSFKIVDRMNLKRTVVQDKILSPLRTYPDLQSVSYQSDGQILYLLDQFTLLEDQILEIEMMEKDGGRHQKIQVENSDLINAKVVSDIHLKLN, from the coding sequence ATGAAAATACTATTCAAAAAATATCTTTTTGCTCTATTCATCCTGCTCAATTTGGGTCGAATAAGAGCTCAAGAAACTTCAGGCTTCGCATCGCTAAATCAAGCTAAGCTGGAACCTTTTAAGATGGAAGTGACCTATAATAAAACCAGTCACCTTCTATTTCCATCTCCAATTCGATACGTTGATTTGGGAAGTGAAAATCTCATTGCCAATAAAGCAGAAGATGTAGCCAATGTACTGAGGATAAAATCTTCAGTACGTGATTTCGAGGAAGAGACTAATTTTTCAGTGATCACGCAGGACGGTAAGTTCTACAATTTTGATGTCTTTTACAGTTCCTATCCTGACACTTTAAATTATGACCTCCTCAAATTAAAGCGTGATAACGAAAAGGAATATTCTACCCATGTTTTATTTGAAGAACTGGATGGCGAATCAAGCTCCTTAACGGAACTGTTGATGAAAACTTTGTATGAAATTCCAAAAAGAACAGTGAAACATATAGGATCAAAAAGTTTTGCAATTCAGTTTTTATTAAAGTCACTGTATGTACATGAAGGTAAATATTATTTTATTCTTCAATTAAAAAACAAAAGCAACGTTTCATACGACATTGATTTTGTAAGTTTCAAAATAGTTGATAGGATGAATCTAAAAAGAACTGTTGTTCAGGATAAAATTCTATCACCTCTTCGAACCTATCCAGATTTACAAAGTGTTAGCTATCAGTCAGACGGACAAATACTTTATCTATTAGATCAGTTTACGCTTCTAGAAGATCAGATTTTAGAAATCGAAATGATGGAAAAAGACGGTGGACGGCATCAGAAAATTCAGGTTGAAAATTCAGATTTGATCAATGCAAAAGTGGTTAGTGATATTCATTTAAAACTGAATTGA
- a CDS encoding conjugal transfer protein TraO translates to MKNLIIAFMILLSANTTTVSAQRMLPKQKGIEVNVGLLNNNISDNYFINAGLIKHSKKGNYVIYSLEYSKNSIPYKTIDIPVENYTAEIGYSFNVIADRRKSLMFNVSFSALGGYEDVNKGEQLLYDGAKLLNKSSMIYGGSGKLSIEMYLSDRIVLIASGKTKWLWNTSLEKIRPSAGLGIRFNL, encoded by the coding sequence ATGAAGAATTTAATAATAGCTTTTATGATCCTTCTAAGTGCGAATACAACCACAGTCAGTGCCCAGAGGATGCTTCCCAAACAAAAAGGAATTGAAGTTAATGTAGGATTACTTAACAATAACATCTCTGATAATTACTTTATCAATGCAGGATTAATCAAACACTCCAAAAAAGGGAACTATGTAATCTACAGTTTAGAATACAGCAAAAACTCAATTCCCTACAAAACGATTGATATTCCTGTTGAAAATTACACCGCTGAGATCGGCTACAGTTTTAATGTGATTGCAGACCGTCGGAAAAGTCTCATGTTTAATGTAAGTTTTTCTGCTCTAGGAGGATATGAAGATGTGAATAAAGGAGAACAGCTTCTTTATGATGGAGCCAAATTGCTCAATAAATCATCAATGATTTATGGTGGAAGCGGAAAACTGAGTATTGAGATGTATTTGTCAGACCGTATTGTTCTTATTGCTTCTGGAAAAACTAAGTGGCTGTGGAACACGTCACTTGAAAAAATAAGACCTTCGGCAGGTCTTGGAATTAGGTTTAATTTATAA
- a CDS encoding DUF3872 domain-containing protein gives MKNIIKTAKCVVSILYVISILCLTELSLSSCSQGELEVQQNYPFEVSVMPVAKDIARDQTVEIRIKILPNGNYQNTQNYLRYFQFEGTGELKHFNDPPYLPNDSYSIPDKEFRLYYTSTSEVSQSFKIWISDQFGNENEIEFQFDNKD, from the coding sequence ATGAAAAACATCATTAAAACAGCAAAATGTGTTGTAAGCATTCTATATGTTATTTCAATTTTATGTTTGACAGAACTAAGTTTATCATCATGTTCTCAGGGTGAATTGGAAGTTCAGCAGAATTACCCATTTGAAGTTTCTGTCATGCCGGTTGCTAAAGATATTGCAAGAGATCAGACCGTAGAAATTAGAATTAAGATCCTACCAAACGGAAACTATCAGAACACTCAAAATTATTTGCGGTATTTTCAATTTGAAGGAACGGGAGAGTTAAAACATTTTAATGATCCACCCTACTTACCAAATGATTCTTATAGTATTCCTGATAAAGAATTCAGGTTGTATTACACTTCAACATCAGAAGTTTCACAATCTTTTAAAATTTGGATATCAGATCAATTTGGAAATGAAAATGAAATTGAATTTCAGTTTGACAATAAAGATTAA
- a CDS encoding JAB domain-containing protein produces MNFNVVNEIKLSYSRKGNCERTILSSKDAVNIFREHFDSEEIDYRESFFTLYLNQANKVLGIKKISESGISSTVVDVRIIMQGALLCNATGIILAHNHPSGNLKPSAEDIKITQKIKEASQFLSIQLLDHFILTSDNHFSFGEEGII; encoded by the coding sequence ATGAATTTTAATGTTGTCAATGAAATAAAATTAAGCTATTCAAGAAAAGGAAATTGTGAACGAACAATTTTAAGCTCAAAAGATGCAGTCAATATATTTAGGGAGCATTTTGACAGCGAAGAAATAGATTATAGAGAATCATTTTTTACTCTATATCTTAATCAGGCTAATAAAGTTTTAGGAATTAAGAAAATTTCTGAATCTGGAATTTCTTCCACTGTCGTAGATGTAAGAATTATTATGCAAGGAGCACTTTTATGTAATGCTACGGGAATAATTTTAGCACATAATCATCCATCAGGAAATTTAAAACCATCAGCAGAAGACATAAAAATTACACAGAAAATAAAAGAAGCTTCACAATTTTTAAGCATTCAATTGCTCGATCATTTTATTTTAACTTCTGATAATCATTTTTCATTTGGAGAAGAAGGAATAATATAA
- a CDS encoding DUF932 domain-containing protein, with product MAHNLNFNHRTGKYSFFSVKEKAWHNLGQIVEDYPTSKEAIQFAGLDYDVEKSPLFTKGTEIIENDNGIDMIDSELEVPDYFANIRTDNNTVLGVVGKDYHIVQNREAFSFFDSIVGGGDGILYETAGALGNGERIFITAKLPDYIRVGNGDDITEKYIFLTTSHDGSGSITAAFTPIRIVCQNTLNASLRNMSNVVRIRHTAGAKQRLEDAHKVMGLANKLSNELESTFNNWAKIKVGDTEMKKLIQLALCPNKETLKHLQKGNFEEISTVFKNTVDDAFGYAMMSDTQQMETTKGTLYGAYNAVTGYFQNVRSYKNDEAKLQSLVMGGTAQIKSQKAFELCENFALQGVDSLILN from the coding sequence ATGGCACATAATTTAAATTTCAACCACAGAACAGGAAAATATTCATTTTTCAGCGTTAAAGAAAAAGCATGGCATAACTTAGGACAGATTGTCGAAGATTACCCAACGAGCAAAGAAGCAATACAATTTGCTGGACTTGACTACGATGTAGAAAAATCTCCCCTATTTACTAAAGGCACGGAAATTATTGAGAACGACAACGGAATCGATATGATTGATTCTGAATTAGAAGTTCCAGACTATTTTGCCAATATCAGAACGGATAACAATACTGTTTTAGGTGTAGTGGGTAAAGATTATCATATTGTCCAAAATCGGGAAGCCTTTTCTTTTTTTGATTCTATCGTAGGCGGTGGAGATGGTATTTTGTACGAGACTGCGGGAGCATTAGGAAACGGTGAACGTATTTTTATCACTGCAAAATTACCCGATTATATACGTGTTGGCAACGGTGACGATATTACAGAGAAATATATATTTCTTACAACGTCACACGACGGAAGCGGAAGCATTACCGCGGCATTTACACCAATCCGCATTGTCTGTCAAAATACTTTAAATGCATCTCTCAGAAATATGAGCAATGTCGTCAGAATCAGACACACCGCAGGAGCAAAACAACGGTTGGAAGATGCTCATAAAGTGATGGGATTAGCAAACAAGTTAAGCAATGAATTAGAAAGCACTTTCAATAATTGGGCAAAAATTAAGGTTGGAGATACTGAAATGAAAAAATTAATTCAATTGGCACTATGCCCAAACAAAGAAACTTTAAAACATCTGCAAAAAGGAAATTTTGAAGAAATATCCACGGTCTTTAAAAATACAGTTGATGATGCTTTTGGATACGCCATGATGAGTGACACCCAGCAAATGGAAACCACCAAAGGCACTTTATACGGAGCTTATAACGCAGTAACCGGCTACTTTCAAAATGTGAGGTCTTACAAAAATGATGAAGCCAAATTACAATCGTTAGTTATGGGTGGAACTGCTCAAATAAAGTCTCAAAAGGCTTTTGAACTGTGTGAAAATTTTGCGCTTCAAGGTGTTGATTCTCTTATTTTAAATTAA
- a CDS encoding single-stranded DNA-binding protein has translation MNIIGRLTRDAEVRKLSNEKQVVNFSIATNDNYRNKKGEKIEQTTYFECAYWISPKIAEHLTKGTLVELSGRAYTSAWIGKDGEPHAGLNFHTSQITLHGGGKRSDNNSTKSSKTRRKANSKSNDSDKEDDLPF, from the coding sequence ATGAACATTATCGGAAGACTGACAAGGGATGCGGAAGTTCGCAAACTGTCAAATGAAAAGCAAGTAGTTAATTTTTCAATTGCGACAAATGACAATTACCGCAATAAAAAAGGCGAAAAAATCGAACAGACTACTTATTTCGAGTGCGCTTATTGGATTTCTCCAAAGATAGCAGAACATCTTACCAAAGGTACTTTGGTAGAATTGAGCGGAAGAGCATACACATCAGCATGGATAGGAAAAGATGGAGAACCACATGCAGGACTAAATTTTCATACCTCTCAAATAACGCTCCACGGAGGTGGTAAAAGAAGTGACAACAATTCCACAAAATCCAGTAAAACGCGGAGAAAAGCAAATTCTAAATCGAATGATAGCGATAAGGAAGATGATCTCCCATTTTAA
- a CDS encoding recombinase family protein: protein MIIADLYIRVSTDEQAEKGYSQRDQNERLRKYCENNNILVNKVIYEDHSAKSFERPEWKKYLIEIKKKSHKSTVVLFTKWDRFSRNTGDAYQMISLLQKNHIIPQAIEQPLDMSVPENKLMLAIYLSTPEVENDRRALNTFHGMRRAKKEGRLMGIAPYGYINRSHEDGKKYIALKEPEASNIAWAFNEVAKGHIPADHVRLQMNKRGGIAMSRSAFAKAMRNPVYCGKIYIEDYKQEEAYYADSKHEALITERLFYQVQQIMDKRRKVEGPGGRVLGNERFPLRGLLTCPRCGKNLTASGAKGKSKTYYYYHCHYKCGFRFDSDTLNGLFEFEISKLEYNPIIKDLMKEILLDNYKQFTYDIESKRKSISKEIIVLNEKVFNARDKYLSDKLDEDDYKEIKMLTKNQIEQLELELQHIVSESKELDIKTKIENALDSMENLANLYQQGDLLTKRTIGCLIFPQKVEFDGKSFQTPKMNIVAQCIYQYNSGLGNKKNRHKRVKSSNVGLVTSTGFKPVTF from the coding sequence ATGATAATTGCAGATCTATACATAAGAGTTTCTACTGATGAACAGGCTGAAAAAGGCTATTCCCAAAGAGATCAGAACGAGAGACTACGTAAATATTGTGAAAACAACAATATACTTGTAAACAAGGTTATTTACGAAGATCATTCAGCTAAAAGCTTTGAACGCCCGGAGTGGAAAAAATATCTGATTGAAATTAAGAAAAAAAGTCACAAAAGTACTGTCGTTCTATTTACCAAATGGGATCGATTCAGTCGTAATACAGGGGATGCCTATCAGATGATAAGTCTTCTGCAGAAAAATCACATTATTCCCCAAGCGATTGAACAGCCGTTGGATATGTCCGTACCTGAAAATAAACTGATGCTTGCTATTTATCTGTCCACGCCTGAAGTGGAAAATGACAGAAGAGCATTGAACACATTTCATGGTATGCGCAGAGCGAAGAAGGAGGGTCGATTGATGGGGATCGCTCCATACGGTTATATCAACAGGAGCCATGAAGATGGTAAAAAGTACATAGCACTTAAGGAGCCGGAAGCATCAAATATTGCATGGGCATTTAACGAAGTTGCCAAAGGTCACATACCCGCTGACCATGTAAGATTGCAGATGAATAAAAGGGGCGGGATAGCAATGTCGAGAAGTGCTTTTGCAAAGGCCATGAGAAATCCAGTTTACTGTGGTAAGATCTATATTGAGGACTATAAGCAGGAAGAAGCATACTATGCTGATAGCAAGCATGAGGCCTTGATCACTGAAAGATTATTCTATCAGGTGCAGCAGATAATGGATAAGAGACGAAAGGTGGAGGGGCCTGGAGGTAGGGTTCTGGGTAATGAACGTTTTCCACTCCGTGGTCTCTTGACCTGTCCAAGATGTGGTAAGAATTTGACTGCGAGCGGAGCTAAAGGAAAGTCTAAAACTTATTACTATTACCACTGCCACTACAAATGTGGTTTCCGCTTCGACTCTGATACATTAAATGGGCTCTTCGAATTTGAAATCTCAAAATTGGAATATAATCCGATCATTAAAGATTTAATGAAAGAGATACTTTTAGATAATTACAAACAATTTACTTACGACATCGAATCGAAAAGAAAATCCATTTCAAAAGAGATCATTGTACTCAATGAAAAAGTTTTCAATGCACGAGATAAATACCTTTCCGACAAGTTGGATGAAGATGATTATAAAGAGATAAAAATGCTTACAAAAAACCAAATCGAGCAGTTGGAATTGGAGCTTCAGCATATCGTTTCAGAAAGTAAGGAACTTGATATCAAGACAAAAATAGAAAATGCGCTAGATTCAATGGAAAACCTTGCAAACCTTTATCAGCAGGGCGATTTACTTACAAAAAGAACGATTGGGTGTTTGATATTTCCCCAAAAAGTCGAATTTGACGGAAAAAGTTTTCAAACACCTAAAATGAACATTGTTGCTCAATGTATCTATCAGTATAACAGTGGGTTAGGAAATAAAAAAAACCGACATAAAAGAGTAAAATCTTCTAATGTCGGTCTTGTGACCTCGACAGGATTCAAACCTGTAACCTTCTGA
- a CDS encoding ABC transporter substrate-binding protein: MKANFLLIIAFLFLTNCKREQKISSSDWETVSSRLQFKDDGAKLDLKSGNFTYSFEKSKVPFRKIILLNASLMGFVSELKAENLVIGIASPEYIYSEKIENLLKSGKIQNVGNEQKYDVEKIISMKPDAIFTNYIASFDNTYQLLKNNNIQVIFLDEYMEQSPMVKTSYIKLFGKLLGKENEAEERFSQIQKDYNDLKILASKASSKPNVLANEMYGDIWYMPGGKTFTANYIADANANYILKDNTEEKAVTMSFEEVFATSKNIQFWVNAGNHTSKKEMLNINPFYGKLEVFNKGKIYGISGKEKQKANDFFESGVVRSDLVLKDYIKIFHPELLQDYQLTYMNELK; this comes from the coding sequence ATGAAAGCAAATTTTTTACTGATAATCGCATTTTTATTTCTAACCAACTGTAAGAGAGAACAAAAAATATCGTCTTCAGATTGGGAAACTGTTTCCTCAAGACTGCAATTTAAGGATGATGGAGCAAAATTAGACTTGAAGTCGGGTAATTTTACTTATAGTTTCGAAAAAAGTAAAGTTCCTTTTCGTAAAATTATACTTCTAAATGCAAGTTTAATGGGATTTGTATCTGAACTTAAAGCAGAAAATTTAGTTATTGGAATTGCTAGTCCGGAATATATTTACTCCGAAAAAATTGAAAACTTGTTAAAATCAGGAAAAATTCAAAATGTCGGTAACGAGCAGAAGTACGATGTCGAGAAAATAATTTCGATGAAACCAGATGCGATTTTTACCAATTATATTGCAAGTTTTGACAATACTTATCAGCTTTTGAAAAATAATAATATTCAGGTTATTTTTTTAGATGAATATATGGAGCAAAGTCCGATGGTGAAAACTTCATACATTAAACTTTTTGGAAAACTTTTAGGAAAAGAAAATGAAGCGGAAGAAAGATTTAGTCAGATTCAGAAAGATTATAATGATTTAAAAATATTAGCATCAAAAGCAAGTTCAAAACCGAATGTTTTGGCAAATGAAATGTATGGTGATATTTGGTATATGCCGGGTGGGAAAACTTTTACCGCCAATTATATTGCTGATGCAAATGCGAATTATATTTTGAAAGATAATACCGAAGAAAAAGCTGTAACAATGAGCTTTGAAGAGGTTTTTGCTACATCTAAAAATATTCAGTTTTGGGTAAATGCAGGAAATCATACTTCGAAAAAAGAGATGTTGAATATCAATCCTTTTTACGGGAAACTGGAAGTATTTAATAAAGGAAAAATCTATGGAATTTCAGGTAAGGAAAAACAGAAAGCCAATGATTTTTTTGAAAGTGGAGTGGTGCGTTCTGACCTTGTTTTAAAAGATTATATAAAAATATTCCATCCTGAACTTTTACAAGATTATCAACTGACGTATATGAATGAATTGAAGTAA